From one Paeniglutamicibacter psychrophenolicus genomic stretch:
- a CDS encoding isochorismate synthase, with amino-acid sequence MTSQISAALGTPAPGTVPLLRSITVQRPAMSEHGLLDYITRDDSLVWSRHGEGTIGFGQVARFESTGPQRFALAHAWWDAVSDAAQVSDPLDLPGTGLIAFGAFAFSFSSNYSSRLIVPRIVVGRNETCSWITYTVADPETELSAEAAEAELAALLEDYSPEHELGEGLDRLVAGQISEQEYKDSVRKGVAVIESGAATKLVLARDAVAELASPIAVAQVLRQLVLRYDDCWTYSVDGLIGATPEMLVRVRGDIAEARVLAGTLDRATAPSGDSRYAHRMLIEDEKQRHEHQLAIDSLTEQLGPLSSGMDAPDEPFVLQLPNVWHLASDVKASLAARADGSVPSVLDLAEVFHPTAAVCGTPTKEAGRILRELEGMDRGPYAGPVGWIDTRGNGEFGIALRGGVIESPTSVRLYAGCGVVAASDPVAELAESWAKMRPMREALGI; translated from the coding sequence ATGACTTCGCAAATTTCCGCCGCATTGGGAACCCCGGCCCCGGGCACCGTCCCGCTCCTGCGTTCGATCACCGTCCAGCGGCCGGCCATGAGCGAGCACGGCCTGCTCGACTACATCACCCGCGACGATTCCCTGGTGTGGTCCCGTCATGGCGAGGGAACCATCGGTTTTGGCCAGGTGGCGAGGTTCGAATCCACCGGCCCCCAGCGTTTTGCCCTGGCACACGCGTGGTGGGATGCGGTTTCCGATGCGGCGCAGGTAAGTGACCCGCTGGATTTACCGGGCACGGGGCTGATCGCCTTCGGGGCGTTCGCCTTCTCGTTTTCCAGCAACTATTCCTCGCGCTTGATCGTGCCGCGGATCGTGGTGGGCCGCAACGAGACCTGCAGCTGGATCACCTACACCGTGGCGGACCCGGAGACGGAACTGAGCGCGGAGGCGGCCGAGGCGGAACTGGCTGCCTTGCTGGAGGACTACTCCCCCGAGCACGAGCTGGGGGAGGGCCTCGACCGGCTCGTGGCCGGGCAAATCTCGGAGCAGGAATACAAGGACTCGGTGCGCAAGGGTGTTGCGGTCATCGAATCCGGTGCCGCGACCAAGCTGGTGCTCGCCCGCGACGCGGTGGCCGAGCTCGCTTCCCCGATCGCCGTCGCCCAGGTCCTGCGCCAGCTGGTGCTGCGCTACGACGACTGCTGGACCTACTCGGTGGACGGGCTCATCGGAGCCACCCCCGAAATGTTGGTGCGCGTGCGCGGGGACATTGCCGAGGCCAGGGTCCTGGCCGGGACCCTTGACCGAGCCACTGCCCCGAGCGGGGATTCCCGCTACGCCCACCGCATGCTGATCGAGGACGAGAAGCAGCGCCACGAGCACCAGTTGGCCATCGACTCGCTCACCGAGCAGCTCGGCCCGCTTTCCTCGGGCATGGACGCCCCTGACGAGCCCTTTGTCCTGCAGCTGCCCAACGTCTGGCACCTGGCCTCGGATGTCAAGGCGTCCCTCGCGGCGAGGGCCGACGGTTCGGTGCCCAGCGTGCTTGATTTGGCCGAGGTCTTCCACCCGACGGCAGCCGTGTGCGGGACTCCCACCAAGGAGGCGGGCCGGATCCTGCGCGAGCTTGAAGGTATGGACCGCGGGCCCTACGCAGGACCCGTGGGATGGATCGATACCCGCGGAAACGGCGAGTTCGGCATTGCCCTGCGTGGTGGAGTCATCGAATCACCCACCTCGGTTAGGCTCTACGCCGGGTGCGGCGTAGTTGCCGCTTCCGATCCGGTGGCCGAGCTTGCCGAGTCCTGGGCCAAGATGCGTCCCATGCGCGAGGCACTTGGCATCTAG
- a CDS encoding demethylmenaquinone methyltransferase: MSRASLEKRPEEVQAMFDDVAPRYDVMNDVLSLGQTRRWRKIVVEAVGAKRGQRVLDLAAGTGTSSEPYADAGIGVVACDFSQGMLKVGKRRRPDIDFVAGDATNLPFAENSFDASTISFGLRNVNEPKLALAEMLRVTKPGGTLVIAEFSHPTFAPFRTVYSEYLMRALPPVATKLSSNPAAYVYLAESIRAWPTQDGLAAWIQEAGWENCRYRNLSGGIVAVHRATKPRA, encoded by the coding sequence GTGAGCCGTGCATCGCTGGAAAAGCGCCCCGAAGAAGTCCAAGCCATGTTTGATGATGTCGCCCCGCGTTACGACGTGATGAACGACGTCCTCTCCCTGGGCCAGACCCGGCGATGGCGCAAGATCGTCGTCGAGGCGGTGGGCGCCAAGCGCGGCCAGCGGGTCCTTGACCTGGCCGCGGGCACCGGAACCTCATCGGAACCGTACGCGGATGCCGGAATCGGCGTCGTGGCGTGCGATTTCTCCCAGGGCATGCTGAAGGTCGGCAAGCGCCGCCGTCCCGACATCGACTTCGTTGCCGGGGACGCCACCAACCTGCCCTTCGCCGAGAACAGCTTCGATGCCTCCACCATCAGTTTCGGGCTGCGCAACGTCAATGAGCCCAAGCTGGCGCTGGCGGAAATGCTGCGAGTGACCAAGCCCGGCGGAACCCTGGTCATTGCCGAGTTCTCCCACCCCACCTTCGCCCCGTTCCGCACCGTTTACTCCGAGTACCTGATGCGGGCGCTGCCGCCGGTGGCCACCAAGCTTTCCTCCAATCCCGCCGCCTACGTTTACCTGGCCGAATCCATCCGTGCCTGGCCCACCCAGGACGGGCTGGCCGCGTGGATCCAGGAAGCCGGCTGGGAAAACTGCCGCTACCGCAACCTCTCCGGAGGCATCGTGGCGGTGCACCGGGCCACCAAGCCACGGGCCTGA
- a CDS encoding polyprenyl synthetase family protein has translation MTDSQTNWTAAGHGVHDSFDLNPETSVLAAAVNLPGGFGLIAQDPEFGPAIATGLAKVEKLLRDAIANSDPLIDATSRHLVEAGGKRIRPLLVILASLLGDGVTEDVIKAAAIVELTHLATLYHDDVMDSAPLRRGAPTAHEVWGNSVAILTGDLIFARASVIGAELGPEAVSMQARTFERLCLGQLHESVGPREDDDPIEHHLNVISDKTASLLATSGAFGALFGGVAQYVEVLRSYGEKVGVAFQVADDVIDVTGAQVRSGKTPGTDLREGVPTLPILLMRDAAAAGDTAAAKVLELVDGDLTEDAALASAVAAVASNPATNQAWDVARHWADAAIEALAPLPEGTVKESLAAFADAVVTREL, from the coding sequence GTGACCGATTCCCAGACAAACTGGACAGCTGCCGGACACGGCGTGCACGACTCCTTCGATTTGAACCCGGAAACCAGCGTGCTGGCCGCCGCGGTCAACCTTCCCGGCGGTTTTGGGCTCATCGCCCAGGACCCCGAGTTCGGTCCCGCCATCGCCACCGGGCTGGCCAAGGTAGAGAAGCTGCTGCGCGATGCGATCGCCAATTCCGACCCGCTGATCGATGCCACCAGCCGACACCTGGTCGAGGCCGGTGGCAAGCGCATCCGGCCCCTGCTGGTGATCCTCGCTTCCCTGCTGGGTGACGGCGTGACCGAGGACGTCATCAAGGCCGCTGCCATCGTGGAACTGACCCACCTGGCCACGCTTTACCACGACGACGTCATGGACTCGGCGCCGCTGCGCCGCGGCGCTCCCACCGCGCACGAGGTCTGGGGCAACTCCGTGGCCATCCTCACCGGCGACTTGATCTTCGCCCGCGCCTCGGTGATCGGCGCGGAGCTGGGACCGGAGGCCGTGTCCATGCAGGCGCGCACCTTCGAGCGGCTCTGCCTGGGCCAGCTGCACGAATCCGTCGGCCCGCGCGAGGACGACGACCCGATCGAGCACCACCTGAACGTCATCTCCGACAAGACCGCATCGCTGTTGGCCACCTCCGGTGCCTTCGGCGCGCTCTTTGGAGGGGTGGCGCAATACGTGGAGGTGCTGCGTTCCTACGGCGAGAAGGTCGGGGTGGCCTTCCAGGTCGCCGACGACGTCATCGACGTCACCGGCGCGCAGGTCCGTTCGGGCAAGACCCCGGGCACAGACCTGCGCGAGGGCGTCCCGACGCTGCCGATCCTGCTGATGCGCGATGCCGCAGCGGCCGGGGACACCGCAGCGGCGAAGGTGCTGGAGCTGGTGGACGGGGACCTGACCGAGGACGCCGCGCTGGCCAGCGCCGTGGCCGCGGTGGCCTCAAACCCCGCGACCAACCAGGCCTGGGACGTGGCCCGGCACTGGGCCGATGCCGCCATCGAGGCCCTGGCTCCGCTGCCGGAGGGAACCGTCAAGGAATCCCTGGCCGCCTTTGCCGACGCCGTGGTCACCCGCGAGCTCTAG
- a CDS encoding HIT family protein, whose translation MGGLWKSHAPQGYACPFCELLAGGTLSERNLCVPSDLIYRTESVAVIMACDGFGPYGGHAMVIPVQHHEALYDLPDEVAANIMLETRRIALAMKQAWNPEGTSTRQHNEPAGNQHVWHYHQHVFPRFPGDNLYGHLRHRVSVEERAQKAARLRAALDEANLWGETPEGFSF comes from the coding sequence ATGGGCGGATTATGGAAATCGCATGCCCCGCAAGGCTATGCCTGCCCGTTTTGTGAGCTGCTGGCCGGAGGTACGCTCTCGGAGAGAAACCTCTGTGTGCCCTCGGACCTGATCTACCGCACCGAATCCGTCGCGGTCATCATGGCCTGTGACGGCTTCGGTCCCTATGGCGGGCATGCGATGGTCATCCCGGTCCAGCACCACGAGGCGCTCTACGACCTGCCCGACGAGGTCGCCGCGAACATCATGTTGGAAACCAGGCGCATCGCCCTGGCCATGAAACAGGCTTGGAACCCGGAGGGCACCAGCACCCGGCAGCACAACGAGCCGGCCGGGAACCAGCACGTGTGGCACTACCACCAGCATGTCTTTCCGCGCTTCCCCGGAGACAACCTCTATGGGCACCTGCGCCACCGCGTATCGGTGGAGGAACGCGCGCAAAAGGCCGCCCGGTTGCGGGCGGCCCTTGACGAGGCGAACCTTTGGGGAGAAACCCCCGAAGGATTCAGTTTTTAG
- a CDS encoding PucR family transcriptional regulator → MAITLLKLLESRTLGLKAHTDISGVGHKPIEWAAVTELRDPSPFLSGGEIVLTTGLRQNTIANQEAFVATVHGAGALALGYGTGLSHRSVPAAVIRKATELGLPVFEVPYETPFVAITKLIADALNDDHLKRLEQLLQGHQQLASTLLTGGLRAMLRELARMLGTAVALTQYAARIHGPELGDDTWHEVPIATGLRDKCTLYLSEPYEHDGLVHYAQGLIGLELANQARLRESNRLVAGQAFSDLMAGTLKGSEANARLQGIGVVPSQPHSVVLVAAAPGQEKALRTLPIPPQFEHIVSAIVEDRLALVVARNDGTEVADGIDSYLQGAGIGARVGFGGGYTQPNGLRWSFFEAIEALRHGERINTPSKLSLTSLLLAARDVPLQALAQEALEPLQVFDKKHSAELLGTLRSYLELDGSVGAVAEALGLHRNTVRYRLQQISELSGYDPTTTADRVQLWLALTALDLN, encoded by the coding sequence ATGGCGATCACCCTGTTGAAACTTCTTGAGTCCCGCACCCTTGGGCTCAAGGCCCACACCGACATCTCCGGGGTGGGACACAAACCCATTGAGTGGGCCGCCGTCACCGAACTGCGCGATCCCTCCCCCTTCCTCAGCGGAGGGGAAATCGTGCTCACCACGGGACTGCGGCAAAACACGATTGCCAACCAGGAGGCCTTCGTCGCCACGGTCCACGGTGCGGGCGCCCTGGCGCTGGGCTACGGGACCGGCCTGAGCCACCGCAGCGTCCCGGCCGCGGTGATCCGCAAGGCCACCGAGCTGGGCCTGCCCGTGTTCGAGGTCCCCTACGAAACCCCTTTCGTCGCCATCACCAAGCTCATCGCCGACGCCTTGAACGACGACCACCTCAAGCGCCTCGAGCAGCTTCTCCAGGGACACCAGCAACTCGCCTCCACCCTGCTGACCGGCGGGTTGCGTGCCATGTTGCGCGAACTGGCCCGGATGCTTGGCACCGCGGTGGCCCTGACGCAATATGCCGCCCGGATCCACGGACCCGAATTGGGCGACGACACCTGGCACGAGGTGCCCATCGCCACCGGGCTGCGGGACAAGTGCACCCTTTACCTGTCCGAGCCCTACGAGCATGACGGGTTGGTGCACTATGCCCAGGGCCTGATCGGCCTGGAACTGGCCAACCAGGCCAGGTTGCGCGAATCCAACCGGCTGGTCGCCGGGCAGGCGTTCTCCGATCTGATGGCCGGAACCCTCAAGGGCTCGGAGGCCAACGCGAGGCTCCAGGGAATCGGCGTGGTTCCCAGCCAGCCGCACTCGGTGGTGCTGGTCGCCGCGGCCCCGGGCCAGGAAAAGGCCCTGCGCACCCTGCCCATCCCGCCGCAATTCGAGCACATCGTCTCGGCCATCGTCGAGGACCGGCTGGCATTGGTGGTGGCACGCAACGACGGCACCGAGGTCGCCGACGGGATCGACAGCTACCTCCAGGGTGCGGGCATCGGGGCGCGTGTCGGGTTCGGCGGCGGCTACACCCAACCCAACGGCCTGCGTTGGAGCTTCTTCGAGGCCATCGAGGCCTTGCGTCACGGCGAACGCATCAACACCCCTTCCAAGCTGTCCCTGACGTCGCTTCTGCTGGCAGCCCGCGACGTGCCGCTGCAGGCCCTGGCGCAAGAGGCCCTGGAGCCGCTGCAGGTCTTTGACAAGAAGCACTCGGCCGAGTTGTTGGGCACATTGCGCAGCTACCTGGAACTCGACGGAAGCGTCGGCGCTGTTGCCGAGGCCCTGGGGTTGCACCGGAACACCGTGCGCTACCGGCTGCAGCAAATCAGCGAGCTCTCCGGCTACGACCCCACCACCACCGCGGACCGGGTGCAATTGTGGCTGGCGCTGACCGCCTTGGACCTGAACTAG
- a CDS encoding sodium-dependent transporter produces MTTPSSVQGGKPDLVRRETFSTRKLFILSAIGSAVGLGNIWRFPYIAYENGGGAFLVPYLAALLSAGIPLLFLDYAIGHKFRGSAPLAYRRLHRSAEVLGWWQVLVCFIIAIYYAVIIAWAAMYTWFSMTKAWGGDPGAFFTGEFLQVSETVNVGFNFVPGVFWPLLITWVAVIGIMVAGVNKGISRANAVFLPLLVVMFIILVVQSLFLPGAIDGLNAFFTPNWEALGNPGVWAAAYGHIFFSLSVAFGIMVTYSSYLKRKTDLTGSGMVVAFANSGFEILAGIGVFAALGFMAFTAGTAVGDVAVPGIGLAFIAFPTIVSEAPLGALMGVLFFGSLVFAGVTSLISILEVIVAAVQDKLGWSRVKASLAVSIPVAFVSLLLFPTATGLYLLDTFDAFVNSFGILAGALVAVILVAWGLRKLPMLSDHLNKFSSVRMRTVWIVLVSVIAPVVLGYILYNEFATKITETYEGYPVWFVGVFGWGMAGALVLGAILLTLIPWSSKSKLNDPEYAAALAAEKVEDAA; encoded by the coding sequence ATGACCACTCCATCTTCAGTCCAGGGCGGAAAACCCGACCTGGTGCGCAGGGAAACATTCTCTACGCGAAAACTTTTCATACTCTCGGCCATCGGCTCCGCCGTCGGCCTGGGTAACATCTGGCGCTTCCCCTACATCGCATATGAAAACGGTGGCGGCGCTTTCCTGGTTCCGTATCTGGCGGCACTGCTGAGCGCGGGCATTCCCCTGCTCTTCCTCGACTATGCGATCGGGCACAAGTTCCGTGGTTCCGCGCCGCTGGCCTACCGCCGGCTACACCGTAGCGCAGAGGTCCTTGGCTGGTGGCAGGTCCTTGTCTGCTTCATCATCGCCATCTACTATGCGGTCATCATTGCCTGGGCCGCCATGTATACCTGGTTTTCGATGACGAAGGCTTGGGGCGGGGACCCTGGGGCCTTCTTCACCGGAGAATTCCTCCAGGTCTCCGAGACCGTCAACGTCGGGTTCAACTTCGTGCCGGGTGTGTTCTGGCCGCTGCTGATCACCTGGGTTGCCGTCATCGGCATCATGGTCGCCGGCGTGAACAAGGGCATCTCCCGCGCCAACGCGGTGTTCCTGCCGCTGTTGGTCGTCATGTTCATCATCCTGGTCGTCCAGTCGCTGTTCCTGCCCGGGGCCATCGATGGTCTGAATGCATTCTTCACCCCCAACTGGGAAGCGCTGGGCAACCCGGGGGTGTGGGCGGCAGCCTACGGCCACATCTTCTTCTCGTTGTCGGTGGCCTTCGGCATCATGGTCACCTACTCCTCCTACCTGAAGCGCAAGACGGACCTGACCGGTTCGGGCATGGTTGTCGCATTCGCCAACTCCGGCTTCGAGATCCTCGCGGGCATCGGAGTCTTCGCGGCCCTGGGCTTCATGGCCTTCACCGCCGGAACGGCCGTGGGGGACGTGGCGGTTCCGGGCATCGGCCTGGCCTTCATCGCCTTCCCCACGATCGTCTCCGAGGCGCCGCTGGGCGCGCTGATGGGCGTGCTGTTCTTCGGGTCGCTGGTCTTTGCCGGGGTGACCTCGCTGATCTCGATCCTCGAGGTCATCGTCGCAGCAGTGCAGGACAAGCTGGGATGGTCGCGCGTGAAGGCCTCGCTGGCGGTGAGCATCCCGGTGGCGTTCGTGTCGCTGTTGCTTTTCCCGACGGCTACCGGACTGTACCTGCTGGACACCTTCGACGCGTTCGTGAACAGCTTCGGCATCCTCGCCGGCGCCCTGGTCGCAGTGATCCTCGTGGCCTGGGGCCTGCGCAAGCTGCCGATGCTTTCGGACCACCTCAACAAGTTCTCCTCGGTGCGCATGCGCACCGTCTGGATCGTCCTGGTCTCCGTGATCGCCCCGGTGGTGCTCGGCTACATCCTGTACAACGAGTTCGCGACCAAGATCACCGAGACGTATGAGGGCTACCCGGTCTGGTTCGTCGGGGTGTTCGGCTGGGGAATGGCCGGTGCCTTGGTCCTCGGCGCGATTCTGCTCACGCTGATTCCGTGGAGCTCGAAGTCCAAGCTCAATGATCCCGAATACGCGGCCGCGCTGGCCGCAGAGAAAGTGGAGGATGCGGCATGA
- a CDS encoding methionine/alanine import family NSS transporter small subunit encodes MTPIAITMMIIAMVTIWGGLILSLVNLARHPEDEGNLPEEIAPEL; translated from the coding sequence ATGACTCCCATTGCCATCACCATGATGATCATCGCCATGGTCACGATTTGGGGCGGGCTTATCCTCTCCCTGGTCAACCTGGCCCGGCACCCCGAGGACGAGGGCAACCTGCCCGAGGAAATCGCTCCGGAGCTGTAG